The genomic segment TCAAACAGATTTTTTTAAAAAATGGACTAACAAGATTTATAAATAAAAACAGCGAGTATTTTTCAATCAATTTTGACGAGATAAAAAAGAACGATTGGGAAATAATGAAAAAACTGGAATTTCTAAATGAAAACCAATCCAAAACAAACGAAAGAGAATTAGCCGATTTTTTAAAAGTCAAGCTAAAAGGATTTGGTCCAAAACAATCTCGGAATTTTTTACAAGCTCTCGGACTAACCAAATATGAAATTCCAATTGATTCGCGGATTATAAATTGGCTAAATGATTTTGGATTTCCCGTAAAGTTATCGTCAGCACTTTTGAGCGAGAACAATTATTATCATTTTGTTTCGGACGGAATTCAGGAATTATGTGAAAAAGCCGATATTTATCCTTGTGTATTTGACGCAGTTGTTTTTTCGAGTTTTGATGATGATGAATATACAGCGGAAAACATAATGCTGTGAACAATGCCTGTGGCTAACAACGTATATAAAACATAGTGCGAGCCGTTGCTAACACGAAGGTTTGGGCATTTTTGCAAGGTCGCCAAATTTTTAAATTTGGCTAATTGAGAAAAGAAATATAATTAGAAAAATTTAAAAATTCGGCTTGTGCTTATCCGAAACGAAACTGCCTATTTTCTGCACTACGTTTCATATACAAGACCGTTAGCTTTAATGCTCGGGACATTGCAGAACCGAAAATTTCAGGTTTAAATCAAAAGTCATTTAAAGCGGAATTTAAAAATAAAATGCGGAATATTGAGCTGAATAATCACTCAAACTCTGAATTGAATTGCGTCTGACTTTTTAGCTCGTTTGCGGAATCGAAAACTGAATTGAAAAGTGGAATTTCACTCAATCGGAATTTAGCAAGTTGCGGAATTGCCCACTCGAAATCTGAACTAAAAATATAGCGGAATTTGAGCAAGTTTGCGGAATGAAAGTAGAGCTGAATAAAAAATAAAATGCGGAATTAAAAAGCCAACCGAAATATAATATTGACTAAAAAATAAACGGACAAAAAAGCACTAAAGCTAACAAAGTATAAAAATAATTGCTAATTTTAGCCTAACCGAAAGTAGTTGCAATTTTGCACACTTCTGAATTTCATGCTGAAATTCCTCGCGCACAAAATCGCAACTATTCTTATACAAACACGTTGCCCACAATCCCCCATAGAAACCTCAAATTTCCTCAGTACGTAGGCTAACGAAAAATTGAGTAAATTGAGCTTAAAAATTTAAGAAAATATGAGAAAATCGAATATTTATAAATTGCTGATTTTTAGAAACATAATTTTACGTTAGTCAGAATTTGAAAAAACTGCTAACCATAACATTTTTAAGTCTGATTTTAACTTCTTGCGGGAATTTAGAAGAAGATAAATTGATTGCGGAATTTAAAGCAAAAGAGAGTTACCGGATTTGGAAAACCGAAAAGTCTTTGACGAAAAAGGATTCTATTTATTCCCAGAGAAAGTCATTTAAAAGTTATGATTCCAAAAATCGGTTGATTAACATTAATAACGTTAAATTTTATTACTACGATGACAATGAAAATCGGATTGAAAAGACTAAATCAATCTACAAAAGAGAAGGAAAAGGAAAAGCATTTATAGACATACAGAATTATGAATACGATAAAAAAGGCTTACTAAAATATATCACAGAAAAGAGTGAGAAAATTGACACTTTAATATCATTCAAATATGATTCGGGAAAAAATCTCATTGAGACAAAGACTAACTTCAGAACAATTACCCAAGAATTTGAAAATGGAGTTATGAAAAAGAGAATTGAGAAGGACAGAAATGCAGAACCTAAAATCTCTGAATTTTATTACGATTCACTAAATCGACCGAAATTGGAAAATTGGGTTTTTAGCGGAAATCACAGAATGAAAACAAAATTCGAGTATAACGAAAAAGGTAAACTCTTTAGAGAAATAGATAGTTCTTTTAATCAAGGAACAAATCCTAACGAGTTTGTTGAGTTTATGGACGAATATAAGTACGATAAAAATGATTCGATAATTGAGATAATAAGATTAGGAAGAGTATTAAGCGAATCTAATTTTAAAGTACGTGGAAGGAAAATATTTGAATGGAAAAAAGAATAAAAACTGTGGGCAACAACGTGTATAGCTCATTGCTAATCAGTTGCTTAATCCGAAGTTAAGGCGTATTTGGAAAGTCGCCAAATTTTTAAATTTGACGATTTCCAATAGAAAAGATAAATAGTAAAATTTAAAAATCTGGCTTGTGCCCAACCGAAAAATAATCACTAATTTGCACGCAACGAGCCATACACAAGACCGTTCTACGCAATTTGAGAAAAACGCTTTACATATTAACAATCTTTCTGCTGACAATCAATGCTCAAGCTCAAAATGGAAAATCCGAATTTATCGGAACATATGGAGATATGATTTTGGCTAATGGAGAATTTGGAGGAACTGAATTGGAATTAAAAGCGGACTGGACTTTTCGATTACGAACAACTGATTATGTTTACCCACAAACCTTTAAAGATTATACAAACGAAGGAAAATGGATTTTAAAAGATGGAGAAGTTATTCTAAATCCAGATTTACAAAGACGAGAGCCAACTGTGAATATAATCGAAAAGCAAATTGGACTTAAAGACTCAATTGAAATTAAAGTCAATCATTATATTGAACTTTACGAAAACCAAAACTTGATTGAAAAACAAAAAACGGAATTTGAATTATTAACTCTGTACTTTAATAAAAGAAGAAAATACAAGCATTTAACGAGAGAATGGTTGAAAGAAGGAAGTTGCGCTTGGGCACCTCGAATAAGAAATAGAGTGAATTTGGATTCAACAAATACTTTTAGAATAGCAAAAAAAGACATTAAGAAAATCGGAATTTACACTTATGGTTTTACAGATTTTATAGAACTCAAAACTGAAAACAAAAATTCTGACTATTACGAATTAGATGTTGTAATTCCCATCGACAAAGAAAGAATGCCGAGAAATAAAAAAGTAATTATCAAAGGAAATAGAGCATATTTTTATGAAATTAAAGGGAAAGTAAAAAAGTCTCTGAACCATTTATGGAAAAAAACTGCGTAGAACAACGTGTATAATTCATTGCTAGTTATAGCCTACTTACGAAAGTCCTCGCGGACTTTCTATCTGCGATTTATTTGCTAACTTTAGTGCTTAAACACGCAACGAAATCATACACAAAACCGTTGCCAGTAATTATGAAAAAACTTCTGCCAGTCTTAATAATTTTGATATTCATTGCGACTTCTTGCAAGAAAAAAACCGATTCTGAAAATGAGAATGTAACTGAATTAATCGAAACCAAAATTGACACGGAAAAAACACAAATAGTTGAGAAAAAAAGAGAAAAAGTAATACCTGAATACAGTACCGTAGAAAAACCTAAAATTTCAAAAGCGGACTATTTAAATTTCTTTAAAGACGTCTTGAGAACTGACGGAATGATAGTGAACAAACCGATTAAGATTTTCCCAATGGAATCGAAATATTGGAATGCGGATTTGATGAGACTAACCGAAAAGGATAAAGACAGTTCATTAAGTGAATTAATTGACAAAAATGACATTAGTTTTATTTACGAACAAACTGAATTACAAAAAGGAATCGTTTTAAAACCTAAAAATATTCCTCGAAAAAAGATTGAACGAAAATATTTAGATGACCTTCTAGAAAAAGTGGATTTAGAAACTTATTGGAATGAAATCTATAAAATGGGTAGTGGTTATTACAGTATAGAACTGCCTTTATTTTCTATCGACAAAAAAATAGCATTTTTCAGATATTCATATTCCTGTGGGTCTTTATGTGCAAATTCAGGAACGTATATTTATAAAAAGATTAATGGAAAATGGGAATGGATTGGTGGAATTGGACCAGAAATAGTGAGTTAAATAACTACTGGCAACAATGTGTATAATTCATTGCTAGCAAAGGCTTACTTACGAAAATCCTCGCGGATTTTCTATTCGGTTTGTATTTGCTAATTTAGTTGCTGAAACACGCAACGAAATCATACACTAGACCGTTAGCAAATATTGTTCTCACTCAAACGCTGAAAAATAGTGAATTAAAACTAATCGGTTTTATCACAAAAAAGGAATTTCAAAATGCTGAGCACTCTCTCGCTCGTAAGATTTTGCGTGGGAATTTACTCAAATGTGGAATTATAAAACGTGAGAATTTTCTTAAACTCAAAAAAAACAAAATTGCGGAATTTCCAATCAATCGTGAAATTTAGAAAGCTTGAGAAATTGAGCAGAAAATGAAAAATATAAATTGCGGAATTCTTACTCAAAAGCTGAGTTTTAGGATTTAATTAATGAACTAAGGAGAATGAAAAAAACAACATTTGCTAACAACGCATAAAAATAATTGCTATTTTAGCTTAACCAAAGGTCGTTGCAATTTTGCACACTTCTGAATTTCATGCTGAAATTCCTCGCGCACAAAACCGCAACTATTCTTATACATAAACGTTGGCAACCATTTAAGAAAAATCCGTAAACATTTGAAATATCCAGCCAAATAGAACCGAAAAAAATATTGTGGGCGGAATTGAATTGCGGAATTGACAAACTGAACTGAATACAAAACCGAATGAAAACGGATTTTTTGCCGACTAAAAGCTGAACCGAAAATTTTTGAGTTTTAAGCCGATTTCTGACAAGTGAAACGCATAAGAAACGTGAAAATTATTGCGGAATAAAAAACTGAACCGAAAACTATTGCGCCGAATTTTACTCGGACGGAAAAAATCAGCGGAAAAAGAATCGAATTTTTTTTTGATTTTTAAGTAATAATCCGAAAAGTTTGTGTTTATCTACGAAAATGAATCTGAAAAGGAAAAAGCAGAATCGGAATGTGGAAAACCGTAAAAAGAATTAAGCAGAATTGACTAAATTGGTCGTTTAAAGAATAAAAACGACTGAATTAAAGCTGACATGAAAAAGCAAAGCGACAAAGGAAAAACGGTTGCCAACAAAGTATAAAAATAATTGCTATTTTGGCTAAACCAAAGGTAGTTGCAATTTTGCACACTTCTGAATTTCATGCTGAAATTCCTCGCGCACAAAACCGCAACTATTCTTATACAAACACGTTAGCTTTAATGCTCAGGACATTGCAAAACCGAAAATTTCAGGTTTAAATCAAAAGTCATTTAAAGCGGAATTTAAAAATAAAATGTGGAATATTGAGCTGAATAATCACTCAAACTCTGAATTGAATTGCGTCTGACTTTTTAGCTCGTTTGCGGAATCGAAAACTGAATTGAAAAGCGGAATTTCACTCAATCAGAATTTAGCAAGTTGCGGAATTGCCTACTCAAAATCTGAACTAAAAATATAGCGGAATTTGAGCAAGTTTGTGGAATGAAAGTAGAGCTGAATAAAGCATAAAATGCGGAATTAAAAAGCCGACCGAAATTTAATATTGACTAAAAAATAAACGGACAAAAAAGCACTAAAGCTAACAAAGTATAAAAATAATTGCTACTTTTAGCTTAACCAAAGGTAGTTGCAATTTTGCACACTTCTGAATTTCATTCTGAAATTCCTCGTGTACAAAACCGCAACTATTCTTATACAAAAACGTTGGCAACCATTTAAGAAAAATCCGTAAACATTTGAAAAATCCAGCTAAATAGAACCGAAAAAAATATTGTGGGCGGAATTGAATTGCGGAATTGACAAACTGAACTGAATACAAAACCGAATGAAAACGGATTTTTTGCCGACTAAAAGCTGAACCGAAAATTTTTGAGTTTTAAACCGATTTCTGACAAGCGAAACGCATAAGAAACGTGAAAATTATTGCGGAATAAAAAACTGAACCGAAAACTATTGCGCCGAATTTTACTCGGACGGAAAAAATCAGCGGAAAAAGAATCGAATTTTTTTTTATTTTTAAGTAATAATCCGAAAAGCTTGTGTTTATCTACGAAAATGAATCTGAAAAGGAAAAAGCAGAATCGGAATGTGGAAAATCGTAAAAAGAATTAAGCAGAATTGACTAAATTGGTCGTTTAAAGAATAAAAACGGCTGAATTAAAGCTGACGTGAAAAAGCAGAGCGACAAAGGAAAAACGGTTGCCAACAAAGTATAAAAATAATTGCTATTTTAGCTAAACCAAAGGTCGTTGCAATTTTGCACACTTCTGAATTTCATGCTGAAATTCCTCGCGCACAAAATCGCAACTATTCTTATACAAACACGTTGGCAGTAATTTGACCAATCTAACTGAAAATTGACAATGAAATTTAAGAAACTCAAACTTTATACAAATAAGTTAGAATCGGAATTAAAGTTCTACTCGGAAACTTTAGGATTTGAAATTATAGAACAAAATGAGAAGTCTTTTACTGTAAAAGTTGGTTGGAGCGAATTATCGTTTGAAAAATCTGAAAAAGAATATAAATATCATTATTGCTTTTTAATTCCTGCAAACAAATTAAACGAAGCTTTGGAATGGATGGAAAAAAGGACTGAAATTGTGAATATTGAAAATGGTAGAAAAATTCAAAACTTTGAATCTTGGAATGCTGACTCTTTTTACTTTTTCGATGCAAGTGGAAATATAGCAGAATTTATTGTACGATACAATTTAAAAAATGATGATAATTCTAATTTTGACATTTCTAAAGTTTTAGGAGTAAATGAAATGGGAATGCCAACAGCAGATGTTAGAAAGACAAATGACCAACTTGAAAATGAATTAAAAACAGAATTTTGGAAAGGAGATATTGAGCGATTTGGAACAAATGGCACACAAGAAGGAATATTTCTTTTACCAAACTATGATTTAAAAGACATTTGGTTTCCAACTTCAATAAAAATAAAACCAGAACCATTTGAAGCTATTATTGAAAATGGAAAAGAGGAATATCATATAAAATATAGGAACGAAAAAATAAAAACTACTGCCAACACCGTGTATAATTAATGGCTTGTTTTTCGCCTACTTACGAAAATCCTCGCGGATTTTCTATTCGGTTTTTATTTGCTAAATTAGTTGCTTAAACACGCCACTAACAATACACAAACACGTTGGCAACCATTTAAGAAAAATCCGTAAACATTTGAAATATCCAGCCAAATAGAACCGAAAAAAATATTGTGGGCGGAATTGAATTGCGGAATTGACAAACTGAACTGAATACAAAACCGAATGAAAACGGATTTTTTGCCGACTAAAAGCTGAACCGAAAA from the Polaribacter cellanae genome contains:
- a CDS encoding 8-oxoguanine DNA glycosylase codes for the protein MTFSWKIEKSDIQKIKNVVSENDNQFLKSRIERNVEKKNISISKDNVIHSMIMCLLTSQQRSGPNSQVAKFLNQKPFSITAELIERTENKEKSIKQIFLKNGLTRFINKNSEYFSINFDEIKKNDWEIMKKLEFLNENQSKTNERELADFLKVKLKGFGPKQSRNFLQALGLTKYEIPIDSRIINWLNDFGFPVKLSSALLSENNYYHFVSDGIQELCEKADIYPCVFDAVVFSSFDDDEYTAENIML
- a CDS encoding VOC family protein; amino-acid sequence: MKFKKLKLYTNKLESELKFYSETLGFEIIEQNEKSFTVKVGWSELSFEKSEKEYKYHYCFLIPANKLNEALEWMEKRTEIVNIENGRKIQNFESWNADSFYFFDASGNIAEFIVRYNLKNDDNSNFDISKVLGVNEMGMPTADVRKTNDQLENELKTEFWKGDIERFGTNGTQEGIFLLPNYDLKDIWFPTSIKIKPEPFEAIIENGKEEYHIKYRNEKIKTTANTVYN